The sequence CGCCCCGGGAAGGCGAGTGATCTCCGCCCCCAAAAGCCCCCCGGTGAGGCTTTCCATGGTGGCAAGGGTGGCCCCTTCCAGCTCCAGGCGGCGCTTCACCGCCTCGGCCAAGGTCAAGTCCCCCTCCCCCCAGACCTCCTTAAGAAGCCTTTTCTTTATCCTGTCCGTCAGGTCCGCCACCAGGTCCTCCCGGCCCCTCACCACCACCTCCACCCCCTGGAGCTTGGGGTAGGTGCCCACCTCCACCTCCCCGTTCCGTTTAAAAAGCTCCCCAAGCCGCTCCACGATCTCCGACTCCCCGATGCCCCAGGTCTTTAAAACCCGCTTGGCGTAGGGGCGGCGGGGGAGATTCAGCTTGGGCAAGACCTCCGCCCACATGGGCCGCCACTCGGGCGGGGGCCCAGGGAGGAGGATCAGGTCCTTCCCCCCTTTGCGCACCCACCAGCCGGGGGCGGTGCCCCGGGGGTTTTTAAGCCAGGTGGCGGAGGGGATCTTCAAGGCCTGCTTGCGGTTCGCCTCGGGCATGCTCCGCCCCCGGGTCCGGAAGAGGGCCTCTATTTCCGAAAGCATCCCCTCGTCCAGCTCCAAGGGCTCCCCCAAGGCCTCAGCCACCGCCTCCCGGGTCACGTCGTCGGGGGTGGGGCCTAATCCCCCGGAAAGCACCAAGAGCCTGGCCCGTTCCCAGGCCTGGGCCACCTCCCGGGCCAGGGGCAGGGGTTCGTCCACCACCCTGAGGGTCCTTTCCACCTTGAGGGCGTAGGCCTCGAGGCTCCTGGCGATCTCCGCCGTGTTGGTGTCCAGGGTCTCCCCGTAGATGAGCTCCGTGCCTACTCCGATGATCTCCGCCCGCTCCATATAGCCTCCTCTAAGGGCCAGGCCTCCACCCGAAAGCGCCCCCCATCCCCTGCCACCACCGCGCCCAAGGGCACCTCCCGGCGCACCACCCCAAAGCCCAAAGCCCCGTAGGGGGTGGCCATAACCCGCTTGGCCTCCCCCACCTCCCGCCCCTCCCAAAAGAGGGGCAAGGGGCTTTCCCCCTCCCGGTAAGGAGGGAAGGATACGAGGCCCGCGGGGCGGTGGTGCACCTCCTTCCCCTCG is a genomic window of Thermus caldifontis containing:
- a CDS encoding CinA family nicotinamide mononucleotide deamidase-related protein, which translates into the protein MERAEIIGVGTELIYGETLDTNTAEIARSLEAYALKVERTLRVVDEPLPLAREVAQAWERARLLVLSGGLGPTPDDVTREAVAEALGEPLELDEGMLSEIEALFRTRGRSMPEANRKQALKIPSATWLKNPRGTAPGWWVRKGGKDLILLPGPPPEWRPMWAEVLPKLNLPRRPYAKRVLKTWGIGESEIVERLGELFKRNGEVEVGTYPKLQGVEVVVRGREDLVADLTDRIKKRLLKEVWGEGDLTLAEAVKRRLELEGATLATMESLTGGLLGAEITRLPGASRFYLGGVVSYSIGAKARFGVPEELLSKTVSADTAKAMAEASRVLFGSTYALSTTGVAGPDPLEDQPVGTVFVALAGPKGTEVRRYRFPGDRETVRLRSVYAALALLLT